One region of Etheostoma spectabile isolate EspeVRDwgs_2016 chromosome 21, UIUC_Espe_1.0, whole genome shotgun sequence genomic DNA includes:
- the LOC116670729 gene encoding serine/threonine-protein kinase tousled-like 2 isoform X1, protein MMEGLHSQAISLDPRRQELLEARFTGVGVPKSSANSESSNQSLCSAGSLSDKELETPEKKSNDQRSRKRKGDIYDSNSQGKGRGHKMSDYFEFAGSSGSGTSPARGIPMLVRSFPQHSLSNLLQGSPLSIGSALTDSSSCSSVKTAPTHSCSHKAIQSQLTLLKLTALEKDKNSDLEKKEGRIDDLLRANCDLRRQVDEQQKMLERYKERLNKCVTMSKKLLIEKSKQEKMACRDKSMQDRLRLGHFTTVRHGATFTEQWTDGYAFQNLIKQQERVNSQREDIERQRKLLGKRKPPSMAQTPPPSLEQNKRRSRSNGQESEALSMAEYHEQEEIFKLRIGHLKKEEAEIQAELELLERVRNLHIRELKRIHNEDNSQFKDHPTLNDRYLLLHLLGRGGFSEVFKAFDLTEQRYVAIKIHQLNKNWREEKKQNYHKHSCREYRIHKELDHPRIVKLYDYFSLDTDSFCTVLEYCEGNDLDFYLKQNKLMTEKEGRSIVMQIVNALKYLNQIRPSIIHYDLKPGNILLVNGTACGEIKITDFGLSKIMDDESVNSADGIELTSQGAGTYWYLPPECFVVGKEPPKISNKVDVWSVGVIFYQSLYGRKPFGHNQSQQDILQENTILKATEVQFPPKPVVTAEAKSFIRRCLAYHKEDRVDVLQLASDPFLMPHNRKALAGSTPQAPPLPSTSSCYGSSASN, encoded by the exons ATGATGGAAGGACTTCACAGCCAGGCTATAAGCCTGGACCCACGGAGGCAGGAACTGCTTGAGGCTCGCTTCACTGGAGTTGGTGTGCCCAAG AGTTCAGCCAACAGTGAATCATCCAACCAGTCTCTGTGCAGTGCGGGATCACTCAGTGACAAGGAACTGGAG ACACCAGAGAAGAAGTCCAATGACCAGAgaagcaggaaaagaaaaggagacatCTATGACAGCAACAGCCAGG gaAAAGGGAGAGGGCACAAAATGAGTGATTATTTTGAG TTTGCTGGCAGCAGTGGCTCTGGCACAAGTCCAGCCCGGGGCATCCCCATGCTGGTGCGCTCCTTTCCACAGCACTCATTGTCTAATCTTCTG CAAGGCAGTCCTTTGTCCATAGGCTCAGCCCTCACAGACTCTTCATCTTGCAGCTCTGTGAAGACAGCCCCCACACACTCCTGCTCACACAAAGCCATCCAG TCACAACTGACACTGCTAAAACTGACAGCACTGGAGAAGGACAAGAACTCTGACCTGGAGAAAAAAGAGGGAAGGATAGACGACCTGCTGAGg GCTAACTGTGACTTGAGGCGGCAGGTAGATGAGCAGCAGAAGATGCTGGAGCGCTACAAGGAACGGCTTAACAAGTGTGTGACAATGAGCAAGAAGCTCCTAATAGAGAAG TCAAAGCAAGAGAAGATGGCTTGCAGAGACAAGAGCATGCAGGACCGTCTGCGTCTGGGCCACTTCACCACCGTACGGCATGGAGCCACCTTCACCGAGCAGTGGACCGATGGATATGCCTTCCAGAACCTTATCAA GCAGCAAGAACGAGTCAACTCGCAGCGGGAGGACATTGAGAGGCAGAGGAAGCTGCTGGGAAAGAGGAAGCCTCCCTCTATGGCCCAGACACCTCCACCCAGCCTCGAACAGAACAAACGAAGGAGCAGGAGCAACGGCCAGGAGAGTGAAGC TTTGTCAATGGCAGAATATCATGAGCAAGAGGAGATTTTTAAACTTCGAATTGGTCATCTAAAAAAG GAAGAAGCAGAGATCCAGGCTGAGCTGGAGCTTTTGGAGCGAGTGAGAAACCTTCACATTCGGGAGCTGAAGAGAATCCATAACGAGGACAACTCGCA ATTTAAAGACCACCCCACGCTGAACGACCGATATCTGCTATTACATTTACTTGGAAGAGGTGGCTTTAGTGAAGTTTTCAAG GCTTTTGATTTGACAGAGCAAAGGTATGTGGCCATTAAAATCCATCAACTCAACAAGAACTGGAGGGAGGAGAAAAAGCAAAACTACCACAA ACACTCCTGTAGAGAGTACAGAATCCACAAAGAACTTGACCACCCTAGAATAGTCAAACTCTACGACTATTTCTCACTCGACACAGACTC ATTCTGCACAGTGCTGGAGTACTGTGAAGGCAATGATCTGGACTTCTACTTGAAGCAGAATAAGCTGATGACTGAGAAGGAGGGCCGCTCTATCGTCATGCAAATCGTCAACGCCCTCAAATACCTCAACCAGATTCGCCCATCCATCATCCACTACGACCTCAAGCCTG GAAACATCCTGTTGGTTAATGGCACAGCTTGTGGAGAGATTAAGATCACTGACTTTGGCCTGTCTAAGATCATGGATGATGAAAGCGTCAACTCTGCAGATGGCATAGAGCTGACCTCACAAGGAGCAGGGACCTACTg GTACTTGCCTCCTGAGTGCTTTGTGGTGGGCAAGGAGCCCCCCAAAATATCCAACAAGGTAGATGTTTGGTCAGTAGGGGTCATCTTCTACCAGAGCTTATATGGACGCAAG ccgTTTGGTCACAACCAGTCGCAGCAGGATATTCTTCAAGAAAATACCATATTGAAAGCCACTGAGGTGCAGTTCCCCCCCAAACCTGTGGTTACTGCAGAAGCAAAG TCCTTTATTCGACGTTGCCTGGCTTATCACAAGGAGGACCGTGTCGATGTGCTGCAGTTGGCCAGCGACCCCTTCCTAATGCCCCATAATCGAAAGGCTCTGGCAGGCAGCACACCTCAGGCACCTCCTCTTCCCTCCACCTCCAGCTGCTACGGCAGCAGTGCCTCCAACTGA
- the LOC116670729 gene encoding serine/threonine-protein kinase tousled-like 2 isoform X3: MSDYFEFAGSSGSGTSPARGIPMLVRSFPQHSLSNLLQGSPLSIGSALTDSSSCSSVKTAPTHSCSHKAIQSQLTLLKLTALEKDKNSDLEKKEGRIDDLLRANCDLRRQVDEQQKMLERYKERLNKCVTMSKKLLIEKSKQEKMACRDKSMQDRLRLGHFTTVRHGATFTEQWTDGYAFQNLIKQQERVNSQREDIERQRKLLGKRKPPSMAQTPPPSLEQNKRRSRSNGQESEALSMAEYHEQEEIFKLRIGHLKKEEAEIQAELELLERVRNLHIRELKRIHNEDNSQFKDHPTLNDRYLLLHLLGRGGFSEVFKAFDLTEQRYVAIKIHQLNKNWREEKKQNYHKHSCREYRIHKELDHPRIVKLYDYFSLDTDSFCTVLEYCEGNDLDFYLKQNKLMTEKEGRSIVMQIVNALKYLNQIRPSIIHYDLKPGNILLVNGTACGEIKITDFGLSKIMDDESVNSADGIELTSQGAGTYWYLPPECFVVGKEPPKISNKVDVWSVGVIFYQSLYGRKPFGHNQSQQDILQENTILKATEVQFPPKPVVTAEAKSFIRRCLAYHKEDRVDVLQLASDPFLMPHNRKALAGSTPQAPPLPSTSSCYGSSASN, from the exons ATGAGTGATTATTTTGAG TTTGCTGGCAGCAGTGGCTCTGGCACAAGTCCAGCCCGGGGCATCCCCATGCTGGTGCGCTCCTTTCCACAGCACTCATTGTCTAATCTTCTG CAAGGCAGTCCTTTGTCCATAGGCTCAGCCCTCACAGACTCTTCATCTTGCAGCTCTGTGAAGACAGCCCCCACACACTCCTGCTCACACAAAGCCATCCAG TCACAACTGACACTGCTAAAACTGACAGCACTGGAGAAGGACAAGAACTCTGACCTGGAGAAAAAAGAGGGAAGGATAGACGACCTGCTGAGg GCTAACTGTGACTTGAGGCGGCAGGTAGATGAGCAGCAGAAGATGCTGGAGCGCTACAAGGAACGGCTTAACAAGTGTGTGACAATGAGCAAGAAGCTCCTAATAGAGAAG TCAAAGCAAGAGAAGATGGCTTGCAGAGACAAGAGCATGCAGGACCGTCTGCGTCTGGGCCACTTCACCACCGTACGGCATGGAGCCACCTTCACCGAGCAGTGGACCGATGGATATGCCTTCCAGAACCTTATCAA GCAGCAAGAACGAGTCAACTCGCAGCGGGAGGACATTGAGAGGCAGAGGAAGCTGCTGGGAAAGAGGAAGCCTCCCTCTATGGCCCAGACACCTCCACCCAGCCTCGAACAGAACAAACGAAGGAGCAGGAGCAACGGCCAGGAGAGTGAAGC TTTGTCAATGGCAGAATATCATGAGCAAGAGGAGATTTTTAAACTTCGAATTGGTCATCTAAAAAAG GAAGAAGCAGAGATCCAGGCTGAGCTGGAGCTTTTGGAGCGAGTGAGAAACCTTCACATTCGGGAGCTGAAGAGAATCCATAACGAGGACAACTCGCA ATTTAAAGACCACCCCACGCTGAACGACCGATATCTGCTATTACATTTACTTGGAAGAGGTGGCTTTAGTGAAGTTTTCAAG GCTTTTGATTTGACAGAGCAAAGGTATGTGGCCATTAAAATCCATCAACTCAACAAGAACTGGAGGGAGGAGAAAAAGCAAAACTACCACAA ACACTCCTGTAGAGAGTACAGAATCCACAAAGAACTTGACCACCCTAGAATAGTCAAACTCTACGACTATTTCTCACTCGACACAGACTC ATTCTGCACAGTGCTGGAGTACTGTGAAGGCAATGATCTGGACTTCTACTTGAAGCAGAATAAGCTGATGACTGAGAAGGAGGGCCGCTCTATCGTCATGCAAATCGTCAACGCCCTCAAATACCTCAACCAGATTCGCCCATCCATCATCCACTACGACCTCAAGCCTG GAAACATCCTGTTGGTTAATGGCACAGCTTGTGGAGAGATTAAGATCACTGACTTTGGCCTGTCTAAGATCATGGATGATGAAAGCGTCAACTCTGCAGATGGCATAGAGCTGACCTCACAAGGAGCAGGGACCTACTg GTACTTGCCTCCTGAGTGCTTTGTGGTGGGCAAGGAGCCCCCCAAAATATCCAACAAGGTAGATGTTTGGTCAGTAGGGGTCATCTTCTACCAGAGCTTATATGGACGCAAG ccgTTTGGTCACAACCAGTCGCAGCAGGATATTCTTCAAGAAAATACCATATTGAAAGCCACTGAGGTGCAGTTCCCCCCCAAACCTGTGGTTACTGCAGAAGCAAAG TCCTTTATTCGACGTTGCCTGGCTTATCACAAGGAGGACCGTGTCGATGTGCTGCAGTTGGCCAGCGACCCCTTCCTAATGCCCCATAATCGAAAGGCTCTGGCAGGCAGCACACCTCAGGCACCTCCTCTTCCCTCCACCTCCAGCTGCTACGGCAGCAGTGCCTCCAACTGA
- the LOC116670729 gene encoding serine/threonine-protein kinase tousled-like 2 isoform X2, with protein MMEGLHSQAISLDPRRQELLEARFTGVGVPKSSANSESSNQSLCSAGSLSDKELETPEKKSNDQRSRKRKGDIYDSNSQGKGRGHKMSDYFEQGSPLSIGSALTDSSSCSSVKTAPTHSCSHKAIQSQLTLLKLTALEKDKNSDLEKKEGRIDDLLRANCDLRRQVDEQQKMLERYKERLNKCVTMSKKLLIEKSKQEKMACRDKSMQDRLRLGHFTTVRHGATFTEQWTDGYAFQNLIKQQERVNSQREDIERQRKLLGKRKPPSMAQTPPPSLEQNKRRSRSNGQESEALSMAEYHEQEEIFKLRIGHLKKEEAEIQAELELLERVRNLHIRELKRIHNEDNSQFKDHPTLNDRYLLLHLLGRGGFSEVFKAFDLTEQRYVAIKIHQLNKNWREEKKQNYHKHSCREYRIHKELDHPRIVKLYDYFSLDTDSFCTVLEYCEGNDLDFYLKQNKLMTEKEGRSIVMQIVNALKYLNQIRPSIIHYDLKPGNILLVNGTACGEIKITDFGLSKIMDDESVNSADGIELTSQGAGTYWYLPPECFVVGKEPPKISNKVDVWSVGVIFYQSLYGRKPFGHNQSQQDILQENTILKATEVQFPPKPVVTAEAKSFIRRCLAYHKEDRVDVLQLASDPFLMPHNRKALAGSTPQAPPLPSTSSCYGSSASN; from the exons ATGATGGAAGGACTTCACAGCCAGGCTATAAGCCTGGACCCACGGAGGCAGGAACTGCTTGAGGCTCGCTTCACTGGAGTTGGTGTGCCCAAG AGTTCAGCCAACAGTGAATCATCCAACCAGTCTCTGTGCAGTGCGGGATCACTCAGTGACAAGGAACTGGAG ACACCAGAGAAGAAGTCCAATGACCAGAgaagcaggaaaagaaaaggagacatCTATGACAGCAACAGCCAGG gaAAAGGGAGAGGGCACAAAATGAGTGATTATTTTGAG CAAGGCAGTCCTTTGTCCATAGGCTCAGCCCTCACAGACTCTTCATCTTGCAGCTCTGTGAAGACAGCCCCCACACACTCCTGCTCACACAAAGCCATCCAG TCACAACTGACACTGCTAAAACTGACAGCACTGGAGAAGGACAAGAACTCTGACCTGGAGAAAAAAGAGGGAAGGATAGACGACCTGCTGAGg GCTAACTGTGACTTGAGGCGGCAGGTAGATGAGCAGCAGAAGATGCTGGAGCGCTACAAGGAACGGCTTAACAAGTGTGTGACAATGAGCAAGAAGCTCCTAATAGAGAAG TCAAAGCAAGAGAAGATGGCTTGCAGAGACAAGAGCATGCAGGACCGTCTGCGTCTGGGCCACTTCACCACCGTACGGCATGGAGCCACCTTCACCGAGCAGTGGACCGATGGATATGCCTTCCAGAACCTTATCAA GCAGCAAGAACGAGTCAACTCGCAGCGGGAGGACATTGAGAGGCAGAGGAAGCTGCTGGGAAAGAGGAAGCCTCCCTCTATGGCCCAGACACCTCCACCCAGCCTCGAACAGAACAAACGAAGGAGCAGGAGCAACGGCCAGGAGAGTGAAGC TTTGTCAATGGCAGAATATCATGAGCAAGAGGAGATTTTTAAACTTCGAATTGGTCATCTAAAAAAG GAAGAAGCAGAGATCCAGGCTGAGCTGGAGCTTTTGGAGCGAGTGAGAAACCTTCACATTCGGGAGCTGAAGAGAATCCATAACGAGGACAACTCGCA ATTTAAAGACCACCCCACGCTGAACGACCGATATCTGCTATTACATTTACTTGGAAGAGGTGGCTTTAGTGAAGTTTTCAAG GCTTTTGATTTGACAGAGCAAAGGTATGTGGCCATTAAAATCCATCAACTCAACAAGAACTGGAGGGAGGAGAAAAAGCAAAACTACCACAA ACACTCCTGTAGAGAGTACAGAATCCACAAAGAACTTGACCACCCTAGAATAGTCAAACTCTACGACTATTTCTCACTCGACACAGACTC ATTCTGCACAGTGCTGGAGTACTGTGAAGGCAATGATCTGGACTTCTACTTGAAGCAGAATAAGCTGATGACTGAGAAGGAGGGCCGCTCTATCGTCATGCAAATCGTCAACGCCCTCAAATACCTCAACCAGATTCGCCCATCCATCATCCACTACGACCTCAAGCCTG GAAACATCCTGTTGGTTAATGGCACAGCTTGTGGAGAGATTAAGATCACTGACTTTGGCCTGTCTAAGATCATGGATGATGAAAGCGTCAACTCTGCAGATGGCATAGAGCTGACCTCACAAGGAGCAGGGACCTACTg GTACTTGCCTCCTGAGTGCTTTGTGGTGGGCAAGGAGCCCCCCAAAATATCCAACAAGGTAGATGTTTGGTCAGTAGGGGTCATCTTCTACCAGAGCTTATATGGACGCAAG ccgTTTGGTCACAACCAGTCGCAGCAGGATATTCTTCAAGAAAATACCATATTGAAAGCCACTGAGGTGCAGTTCCCCCCCAAACCTGTGGTTACTGCAGAAGCAAAG TCCTTTATTCGACGTTGCCTGGCTTATCACAAGGAGGACCGTGTCGATGTGCTGCAGTTGGCCAGCGACCCCTTCCTAATGCCCCATAATCGAAAGGCTCTGGCAGGCAGCACACCTCAGGCACCTCCTCTTCCCTCCACCTCCAGCTGCTACGGCAGCAGTGCCTCCAACTGA